In the genome of Paenibacillus sp. FSL R5-0766, one region contains:
- a CDS encoding vWA domain-containing protein has product MNYTIQASQRTPALIIYLIDISASMNMVLENRRRIDVVYDALSLAIRQMVFRSTKGNRLTPRYRIAILAYSDDVYDLLNGIKGIDEIAAVGSLPDLTPRRFSDSAKAFLQAEKILQAEIPNMQDCPAPLVCHMTDGVATGEDPEPIAKRIMGMSVPDGNVLVENIFISDHLLEGPIAEPRRWKGISSETNLQDEHGEKLRNMSSVLPESYREMLVEADYLLAPGALMMLPGTCAELVSIGFQMSAATPVR; this is encoded by the coding sequence ATGAACTACACGATTCAAGCATCACAGCGTACACCTGCACTTATTATATATTTAATTGATATTAGCGCCTCAATGAACATGGTTCTGGAAAATCGTCGACGGATTGACGTCGTCTATGATGCCTTATCTCTTGCGATTCGCCAAATGGTGTTTCGGTCTACCAAGGGAAATCGTCTGACACCTCGCTATCGTATAGCCATATTGGCTTACAGCGATGATGTATATGACTTGTTGAACGGAATCAAAGGAATTGACGAGATCGCTGCCGTTGGTTCTTTGCCTGACCTGACACCGAGACGGTTTTCAGATTCTGCGAAGGCTTTCCTGCAGGCGGAAAAGATTCTACAGGCCGAAATTCCGAATATGCAGGATTGTCCTGCGCCACTTGTATGCCACATGACCGACGGGGTGGCTACAGGTGAAGATCCCGAGCCGATTGCCAAAAGAATCATGGGCATGAGTGTGCCGGACGGCAATGTACTGGTGGAGAACATTTTTATATCGGATCATCTGCTGGAAGGGCCAATTGCTGAGCCTAGAAGATGGAAGGGAATCTCTTCGGAAACGAATCTACAGGATGAGCATGGAGAGAAGCTGCGGAATATGTCATCCGTTCTGCCCGAAAGTTATCGGGAAATGCTTGTTGAAGCTGATTATTTGCTTGCACCCGGTGCACTCATGATGCTGCCAGGTACATGTGCAGAATTGGTATCAATCGGGTTCCAGATGTCCGCTGCTACGCCTGTGAGATAG
- a CDS encoding WXG100 family type VII secretion target, producing MAGRILVTPEQLDQVSNQFKQSGEQSQQIVSTLTQSITSMEGQWEGMTKQRFFQEFQEASKQMQSFVQTLNSISAELTAIANKFRTADQAR from the coding sequence GTTACCCCAGAGCAGCTTGATCAGGTTTCCAACCAATTTAAACAAAGCGGTGAGCAAAGTCAGCAAATCGTATCTACATTGACTCAATCCATCACAAGCATGGAAGGACAATGGGAAGGTATGACAAAGCAACGCTTCTTCCAAGAGTTCCAAGAAGCTAGCAAACAAATGCAATCATTCGTTCAAACGCTGAACAGCATCAGCGCTGAACTTACAGCTATTGCTAACAAATTCCGTACAGCTGACCAAGCTCGTTAA